A single window of Microbispora hainanensis DNA harbors:
- a CDS encoding RNA polymerase-binding protein RbpA: MGSGNAIRGSRVGAGPMGEAERGEAAPRVRVSFWCANMHETRPSFASDAAVPEFWDCPRCGLPAGQDQSNPPAPPKNEPYKTHLAYVKERRSDKDGAQILAEALERLRSSSRPIY, translated from the coding sequence GTGGGTAGTGGCAACGCGATCCGTGGCAGCCGAGTCGGCGCCGGCCCCATGGGAGAGGCCGAACGCGGCGAGGCCGCCCCCCGTGTGCGGGTCTCGTTCTGGTGCGCGAACATGCACGAGACGCGCCCGAGCTTCGCCAGCGACGCGGCCGTTCCCGAGTTCTGGGACTGCCCGCGGTGCGGCCTGCCGGCCGGGCAGGACCAGTCGAACCCGCCTGCTCCGCCGAAGAACGAGCCGTACAAGACGCACCTCGCGTACGTGAAGGAGCGCCGCAGCGACAAGGACGGCGCGCAGATCCTCGCCGAGGCGCTGGAGCGGCTGCGCTCCTCCTCCCGCCCGATCTACTGA
- the secG gene encoding preprotein translocase subunit SecG, whose protein sequence is MTIGISIALILSSALMVLLVLLHKGKGGGLSDLFGGGFSSSFGGSSVVERNLDRLTIITGIVWFVCIIALGLLLKP, encoded by the coding sequence GTGACAATCGGAATCTCCATCGCCCTCATCCTGTCGAGCGCTCTGATGGTGCTGCTCGTCCTGCTCCACAAGGGCAAGGGCGGCGGCCTGTCCGACCTGTTCGGAGGCGGGTTCTCGTCCTCCTTCGGCGGTTCGTCGGTGGTGGAGCGTAACCTGGACCGTCTCACCATCATCACCGGCATCGTCTGGTTCGTCTGCATCATCGCGCTGGGCCTGCTGCTCAAGCCGTAG
- the tpiA gene encoding triose-phosphate isomerase — MARKPLFAGNWKMNLNHLEAINLVQKLAFTLTDRDYDKADVAVIPPFTALRSVQTLVDADKLRIAYGAQDLSAHDSGAYTGEISGAMLAKLGCTYVLVGHSERRQYHGEDEALCNAKVKAAYRHSLTPILCVGEGLPVRQEGRHVEHTLAQLDGALEGVPAEQVKSIVIAYEPVWAIGTGEVATPKDAQEVCGAIRTRLAELYGDDVASVVRILYGGSVKSDNVAGIMAETDIDGALVGGASLDAGEFAKICRFGESAG, encoded by the coding sequence ATGGCCCGCAAGCCGCTGTTCGCCGGCAACTGGAAGATGAACCTCAACCACCTTGAGGCCATCAACCTGGTGCAGAAGCTGGCGTTCACGCTCACCGACCGCGACTACGACAAGGCGGACGTCGCGGTCATCCCGCCGTTCACCGCCCTGCGCAGCGTGCAGACGCTCGTGGACGCCGACAAGCTCCGCATCGCCTACGGCGCCCAGGACCTGTCGGCGCACGACTCCGGCGCGTACACCGGGGAGATCTCCGGGGCCATGCTGGCCAAGCTCGGCTGCACGTACGTGCTTGTGGGGCACTCGGAGCGGCGGCAGTACCACGGCGAGGACGAGGCGCTGTGCAACGCCAAGGTCAAGGCCGCCTACCGGCACTCGCTGACGCCCATCCTGTGTGTGGGCGAGGGGCTGCCGGTGCGCCAGGAGGGCCGCCACGTCGAGCACACGCTGGCGCAGCTCGACGGTGCGCTGGAGGGCGTGCCCGCCGAGCAGGTGAAGTCCATCGTGATCGCCTATGAGCCGGTCTGGGCGATCGGCACCGGCGAGGTCGCCACGCCGAAGGACGCCCAGGAGGTGTGCGGCGCCATCAGGACGCGACTCGCCGAGCTTTACGGTGACGATGTGGCCTCTGTTGTCCGTATCCTTTACGGTGGCTCGGTGAAGTCGGACAACGTCGCCGGCATCATGGCGGAGACCGACATCGACGGCGCCCTCGTGGGAGGGGCCAGCCTCGACGCGGGAGAATTCGCCAAGATCTGCCGATTTGGCGAGTCCGCCGGTTAG
- a CDS encoding phosphoglycerate kinase, with translation MIGIDELDVKGRRVFVRADLNVPLDGETITDDGRIRASVPTIKKLVERGAKVIVAAHLGRPKGSVTPKYSLAPVSRRLAELLGQDVAFATDVVGESAQSVVAGLQDGQVALLENLRFEPGEESKDDAVRGEFADKLAALAELYVGDGFGAVHRKHASVYDLPKRLPHAAGDLILAEVEVLRKLTEDPARPYVVVLGGAKVSDKLGVIANLLSKVDRLLIGGGMAYTFLKSQGHEVGKSLLQEDQIDQVKGFLEEAASRGVELVLPVDVLAATEFGPDAPYEVVDATAIPADREGLDIGPRTRELFASKLADAQTVFWNGPMGVFEFDAFSGGTRAVAEALVNSKAFTVVGGGDSAAAVRRLGLPEDGFSHISTGGGASLEYLEGKTLPGLAALEE, from the coding sequence ATGATCGGAATCGACGAGCTCGACGTGAAGGGCCGGCGCGTGTTCGTGCGCGCCGACCTCAACGTCCCCCTCGACGGGGAGACGATCACCGACGACGGTCGCATCCGGGCGTCGGTGCCGACGATCAAGAAGCTGGTCGAGCGCGGCGCGAAGGTCATCGTCGCCGCCCACCTCGGCCGCCCCAAGGGCTCCGTCACGCCGAAGTACTCGCTCGCCCCGGTCTCCCGGCGGCTGGCCGAGCTGCTCGGCCAGGACGTGGCGTTCGCCACCGACGTGGTCGGCGAGTCCGCGCAGAGCGTGGTGGCGGGTCTGCAGGACGGGCAGGTCGCCCTCCTGGAGAACCTGCGCTTCGAGCCGGGTGAGGAGTCCAAGGACGACGCGGTCAGGGGCGAGTTCGCCGACAAGCTGGCCGCCCTCGCCGAGCTGTACGTCGGCGACGGCTTCGGCGCGGTGCACCGCAAGCACGCCAGCGTCTACGACCTGCCCAAGCGGCTGCCGCACGCGGCGGGCGACCTGATCCTCGCCGAGGTCGAGGTGCTACGCAAGCTCACCGAGGACCCGGCCAGGCCGTACGTCGTCGTGCTGGGCGGCGCGAAGGTCTCCGACAAGCTCGGCGTCATCGCGAACCTGCTGTCCAAGGTCGACCGCCTGCTCATCGGCGGCGGCATGGCCTACACGTTCCTGAAGTCCCAGGGACACGAGGTGGGCAAGTCGCTGCTGCAGGAGGACCAGATCGACCAGGTCAAGGGCTTCCTCGAAGAGGCGGCCTCGCGCGGGGTCGAGCTGGTGCTGCCGGTGGACGTGCTGGCCGCCACGGAGTTCGGCCCCGACGCGCCGTACGAGGTCGTGGACGCCACCGCGATCCCGGCCGACCGCGAGGGCCTGGACATCGGCCCCCGCACCCGTGAGCTGTTCGCCTCCAAACTGGCCGACGCGCAGACCGTGTTCTGGAACGGCCCGATGGGCGTGTTCGAGTTCGACGCGTTCTCCGGCGGCACCCGCGCGGTGGCCGAGGCGCTGGTGAACTCCAAGGCGTTCACCGTGGTCGGCGGCGGCGACTCGGCGGCGGCCGTGCGCAGGCTCGGCCTGCCCGAGGACGGCTTCTCGCACATTTCCACCGGTGGCGGCGCGAGCCTCGAGTATCTCGAAGGCAAGACGCTGCCCGGACTCGCGGCGCTGGAGGAGTAG
- the gap gene encoding type I glyceraldehyde-3-phosphate dehydrogenase has product MSIRVGVNGFGRIGRNFWRAVAASGKDIEVVAVNDLTDNATLAHLLKYDSILGRLPYEVKASADEITVDGKAIKAFAERDPAKLPWGDLGVDVVVESTGLFTDATKAKVHADNGAKKVIISAPAKNEDVTIVMGVNHEKYDAAAHTIISNASCTTNCLAPMAKVINDTFGIEKGLMTTIHAYTQDQNLQDGPHKDLRRARAAALNIVPTSTGAAKAIGLVLPELKGKLDGYALRVPIPTGSATDLTVEVGRETTVEEVNAALKAAAEGSLKGYLSYTEDEIVSSDIVTDPSSCIFDAGLTKVIGNQVKVVGWYDNEWGYSNRLVDLIEYVGASL; this is encoded by the coding sequence GTGAGCATCCGCGTAGGCGTCAACGGCTTCGGCCGTATCGGCCGTAACTTCTGGCGCGCTGTGGCGGCCAGCGGCAAGGACATCGAGGTCGTCGCCGTCAACGACCTCACCGACAACGCCACGCTGGCCCACCTGCTGAAGTACGACAGCATCCTGGGCCGCCTGCCGTACGAGGTGAAGGCCTCGGCGGACGAGATCACCGTTGACGGCAAGGCGATCAAGGCGTTCGCCGAGCGCGACCCTGCCAAGCTGCCCTGGGGCGACCTGGGCGTGGACGTCGTCGTCGAGTCGACCGGTCTGTTCACCGACGCCACCAAGGCCAAGGTGCACGCCGACAACGGCGCGAAGAAGGTCATCATCTCCGCTCCGGCGAAGAACGAAGACGTGACGATCGTCATGGGCGTCAACCACGAGAAGTACGACGCGGCCGCTCACACGATCATCTCCAACGCCTCCTGCACCACCAACTGCCTGGCCCCGATGGCCAAGGTCATCAACGACACCTTCGGCATCGAGAAGGGTCTGATGACCACCATCCACGCCTACACGCAGGACCAGAACCTGCAGGACGGCCCGCACAAGGACCTGCGCCGCGCCCGCGCCGCCGCGCTGAACATCGTCCCGACCTCCACCGGCGCCGCCAAGGCCATCGGCCTGGTCCTGCCGGAGCTGAAGGGCAAGCTCGACGGTTACGCGCTGCGCGTGCCGATCCCGACGGGCTCGGCCACCGACCTCACGGTCGAGGTCGGCCGCGAGACCACCGTCGAGGAGGTCAACGCCGCGCTCAAGGCCGCCGCCGAGGGCTCGCTCAAGGGCTACCTCAGCTACACCGAGGACGAGATCGTCTCCAGCGACATCGTCACCGACCCGTCGTCCTGCATCTTCGACGCCGGCCTCACCAAGGTCATCGGCAACCAGGTCAAGGTCGTCGGCTGGTACGACAACGAGTGGGGCTACTCCAACCGCCTCGTGGACCTCATCGAGTACGTGGGCGCCTCCCTCTGA
- the whiA gene encoding DNA-binding protein WhiA — protein MAMTGVVKDELSRLPVLKPCCRKAEVSTLLRFASGLHLVGGRIVIEAELDTNATARRLIKDIGEVFGHKAEVLVLAPAGLRKGSRYVVRVYKDGEALARQTGLIDNHGRPVRGLPRQVVSGATCDAEAAWRGAFLAHGSLTEPGRSMSLEVTCPGPEAALALVGSARRLKIHAKAREVRGVDRVVVRDGDAISALLTRLGAHDSVLAWEERRMRREVRATANRLANFDDANLRRSARAAVAAGARVQRALEILGDDAPEHLVIAGRLRVEHKQASLEELGQIADPPLTKDAIAGRIRRLLAMADKRAQDLGIANTEANLTADMLAQ, from the coding sequence ATGGCCATGACGGGTGTGGTGAAAGACGAGCTGAGCCGCCTTCCGGTGCTCAAGCCCTGCTGCCGCAAGGCGGAGGTTTCGACCCTGCTGCGGTTCGCCAGCGGGCTGCACCTGGTGGGCGGGCGCATCGTGATCGAGGCCGAGCTCGACACCAACGCCACCGCCCGCAGGCTGATCAAGGACATCGGCGAGGTCTTCGGGCACAAGGCCGAGGTGCTGGTCCTGGCCCCCGCCGGTCTCCGCAAGGGCTCGCGCTACGTCGTGCGCGTCTACAAGGACGGCGAGGCGCTGGCCCGGCAGACCGGCCTCATCGACAACCACGGCCGGCCCGTACGCGGTCTGCCCCGGCAGGTCGTGTCCGGGGCCACCTGCGACGCGGAGGCGGCGTGGCGGGGCGCGTTCCTCGCGCACGGCTCGCTGACCGAGCCCGGCCGGTCGATGTCGCTGGAGGTGACCTGCCCCGGGCCGGAGGCGGCGCTGGCCCTGGTCGGCTCGGCCCGGCGGCTGAAGATCCACGCCAAGGCCCGCGAGGTGCGCGGCGTCGACCGCGTGGTCGTGCGCGACGGCGACGCGATCAGCGCGCTGCTGACCCGGCTCGGCGCCCACGACAGCGTGCTGGCCTGGGAGGAGCGGCGGATGCGCCGCGAGGTGCGGGCCACCGCCAACCGCCTGGCCAACTTCGACGACGCCAACCTGCGCAGGTCGGCCAGGGCGGCCGTCGCCGCCGGCGCGAGGGTGCAGCGGGCGCTGGAGATCCTCGGCGACGACGCCCCCGAGCACCTGGTGATCGCCGGGCGGCTGCGGGTGGAGCACAAGCAGGCGTCGCTGGAGGAGCTCGGCCAGATCGCCGACCCGCCGCTGACCAAGGACGCCATCGCCGGGCGCATCCGGCGGCTGCTCGCGATGGCCGACAAGCGAGCCCAGGACCTCGGCATCGCCAACACCGAGGCGAACCTCACCGCCGACATGCTGGCGCAGTAG
- a CDS encoding gluconeogenesis factor YvcK family protein: MFPPNPATAVRGPKVVALGGGHGLYASLSALRTVTDDLTAVVTVADDGGSSGRLRRELGVLPPGDLRMALAALCGDDEWGQTWSEVVQHRFRSEGELHGHAVGNLLIVALWELLEDPVVGLEWVGRLLGAHGRVLPMASVPLDIQAEVELDGTITTVRGQVACALTPGRVRSISLLPSDPPACPQAIEAIEAADWVVFGPGSWFTSVLPHLKVPELARALHETSARRLVILNLAPQAGETDGFSPERHLEVLREHAPALVVDAVIADDDVVADPGALEKAAGSMGGRVVLADVAAHDGSARHDGPRLAAVLDEIFREKR, from the coding sequence ATGTTTCCCCCGAACCCCGCAACCGCCGTGAGGGGCCCCAAAGTCGTCGCGCTCGGCGGCGGCCATGGCCTGTACGCCTCCCTGTCGGCCCTCAGGACCGTCACGGACGACCTGACGGCGGTGGTGACGGTCGCCGACGACGGCGGCTCCAGCGGCCGTCTCCGGCGCGAGCTGGGGGTCCTGCCGCCCGGTGACCTGCGGATGGCGCTCGCGGCCCTGTGCGGCGACGACGAGTGGGGCCAGACCTGGAGCGAGGTCGTCCAGCACCGTTTCAGGAGCGAGGGGGAGCTGCACGGGCACGCCGTCGGCAACCTCCTCATCGTCGCGCTCTGGGAGCTGCTCGAAGACCCTGTCGTGGGCCTGGAATGGGTGGGCCGGCTGCTCGGCGCGCACGGCCGGGTGCTGCCCATGGCGTCCGTGCCGCTCGACATCCAGGCGGAGGTCGAGCTGGACGGCACGATCACGACGGTGCGCGGGCAGGTCGCCTGCGCGCTGACGCCCGGGCGGGTGCGCTCGATCTCGCTGCTGCCGTCCGACCCGCCCGCCTGCCCCCAGGCGATCGAGGCGATCGAGGCGGCCGACTGGGTGGTGTTCGGGCCGGGCTCATGGTTCACCAGCGTGCTGCCGCACCTGAAGGTGCCCGAGCTCGCCCGGGCGCTGCACGAGACGAGCGCCAGGCGGCTGGTGATCCTCAACCTCGCGCCGCAGGCGGGGGAGACCGACGGCTTCTCTCCGGAACGGCACCTGGAGGTGCTCAGGGAGCACGCCCCCGCACTGGTGGTCGACGCGGTGATCGCCGACGACGATGTGGTCGCCGACCCGGGCGCGCTGGAGAAGGCGGCGGGGTCGATGGGCGGGCGTGTCGTTTTGGCCGATGTGGCCGCCCATGACGGATCTGCGCGGCACGACGGACCACGTCTTGCCGCTGTCCTGGATGAGATTTTCCGTGAGAAGCGGTGA
- the rapZ gene encoding RNase adapter RapZ yields the protein MSTTEPAFVVITGMSGAGRSTAAKALEDLGWFVIDNLPPGLLSSLAEEAGRVNMATDRVAAVVDVRSLAFTTDLNAAIEELDGRGVGVRVVFLEASDEELVRRFENVRRPHPLQGDGRLVDGIDRERGILREVRANADLVIDTSLLNVHELRKKIVSFFGGEDRPGLKVNVVSFGYKYGLPVDADLVVDCRFLPNPHWVPELRHMTGLDAPVRDYVLGQPGAKEFLDGYEEVFGIVAAGYAREGKGYATLAVGCTGGKHRSVAMAEQLGARLRERGMDVQVSHRDTGRE from the coding sequence ATGAGCACGACTGAGCCGGCATTCGTGGTGATCACCGGAATGTCGGGGGCGGGGCGCAGCACCGCTGCGAAGGCCCTGGAGGACCTCGGCTGGTTCGTGATCGACAACCTGCCGCCGGGGCTGCTGTCCTCGCTCGCCGAGGAGGCGGGCCGGGTGAACATGGCGACCGACCGCGTCGCCGCCGTGGTCGACGTGCGCAGCCTCGCCTTCACCACCGACCTGAACGCGGCGATCGAGGAGCTCGACGGGCGCGGTGTCGGCGTCCGCGTGGTGTTCCTCGAGGCCAGCGACGAGGAGCTGGTCCGCAGGTTCGAGAACGTGCGGCGTCCCCACCCCCTCCAGGGCGACGGGCGGCTGGTCGACGGCATCGACCGCGAGCGCGGCATCCTGCGCGAGGTCCGCGCCAACGCCGACCTCGTCATCGACACGTCCCTGCTGAACGTCCACGAGCTCCGCAAGAAGATCGTGTCGTTCTTCGGCGGCGAGGACCGCCCGGGGCTGAAGGTGAACGTGGTGTCCTTCGGCTACAAGTACGGCCTGCCGGTCGACGCCGATCTCGTCGTGGACTGCCGGTTCCTGCCCAATCCCCACTGGGTGCCGGAACTGCGGCACATGACCGGGCTCGACGCCCCCGTGCGCGATTATGTGCTCGGTCAGCCCGGGGCCAAGGAGTTCCTCGACGGGTACGAGGAGGTCTTCGGCATCGTCGCCGCCGGGTATGCGCGTGAGGGCAAGGGGTACGCCACTCTCGCGGTGGGCTGCACCGGAGGCAAGCACCGCAGCGTCGCGATGGCCGAGCAGCTCGGCGCCCGTCTGCGTGAGCGCGGCATGGACGTCCAGGTCAGCCACCGGGACACGGGCCGCGAGTGA